The genomic interval GCTGGGACAAGAAGCGCTGCGCCGAGCGCGCGGCCGAACTCATGTCGATGGTGGCGCTCGACCCGAAGCTGTATTTGAAGCGCTATCCGCGTGAATTGTCGGGTGGCCAGCAACAGCGTATCGGCGTGATTCGCGCGCTGGCCGCGGACCCGCCCGTGCTGCTGATGGACGAACCGTTCGGCGCCGTCGACCCGATCAACCGCGAGACCATCCAGAACGAGTTCTTCCAGATGCAGCGGCAACTGAAGAAGACCGTGATCATGGTGAGCCACGACATCGACGAAGCCATCAAGCTCGGCGACCGCATTGCCGTGTTCCGGCGCGGCAAGCTCGTGCAATACGATCATCCCGACACGCTGCTCGCGCGCCCGAAGGACGACTTCGTCGCGCAGTTCGTGGGTCAGGACAGCACGCTCAAGCGCCTGCTGCTCGTGAAGGCCGGCGACGCCGCCACGCAGCCCGAAACGGCGCGCGTGGACACGCCGCTCGCGCAGGCGTTCTCGATGATGGACGAAAGCGACTCGCGCTATCTCACCGTGCTCGACGGCGACAAACATGCGCTCGGTTTCGTGGGGCGACGCGCGGCACGCGGCGCGGAAGGCGTGTGCGGGGACCGCATCAC from Paraburkholderia acidisoli carries:
- a CDS encoding osmoprotectant ABC transporter ATP-binding protein OsmV, which produces MIELDQLTKTFTQKDGQSVRAVDSVSLSVAEGEICVFLGPSGCGKTTTLKMINRLIQPTSGRVLINGEDTTGLNEVDLRRHIGYVIQQIGLFPNMTIEENITVVPRLLGWDKKRCAERAAELMSMVALDPKLYLKRYPRELSGGQQQRIGVIRALAADPPVLLMDEPFGAVDPINRETIQNEFFQMQRQLKKTVIMVSHDIDEAIKLGDRIAVFRRGKLVQYDHPDTLLARPKDDFVAQFVGQDSTLKRLLLVKAGDAATQPETARVDTPLAQAFSMMDESDSRYLTVLDGDKHALGFVGRRAARGAEGVCGDRITPFPATVGVDDHLRVVLSKMYQFRASWMPVLDAEGHYIGEITQDSIADYLSSGRSRMQTGQPPSAIVSPAASAA